The genomic DNA ATGCCGGTGTAATTTTTATACATCTTTTCGTAAATCTGGCTACCTTGGAGATTGGTATACCTCTACAAAACAGCCCATGCACTATACTATCCGAAACACCGCTTCCTTCCTGCTGTTCCTCGCTTTTATTTTCTCCTGCTCTCCTTCCCATAAAGTTACTACCTCCGGCGAGGTCAGTAAATGGGAGCAGCAGGCTGCGCGCGTTACCATTATCCGCGATGATTTTGGCGTGCCCCACGTGTATGGCAAAACCGATGCCGATGCCGTATTCGGGCTCCTGTATGCGCAGTGCGAAGATGATTTTAACCGGGTGGAACGCAATTACCTGTGGGCCATAGGGCGCCTGGCCGAGGCCGAAGGCAAAGACATGCTCTACAGCGATCTTCGGGCACGCTTGTATATGAGCAAAGAGGAAGCCATTGCCAACTATGAAAAGAGCCCGCAGTGGCTAAAAGAACTTTGCCAGGCCTTTGCCGATGGCATCAACTATTACCTCTATACCCACCCCGAGGTGAAGCCGAAGCTGCTGACCCATTTCGAACCCTGGATGCCAATGTATTTCAGCGAAGGCTCCATTGGCGGCGATATCGAAAGTGTGTCGACCGACAGGATCAAAGCGTTTTATGAATCCGGGAAATCTCTGGGGCTGAACAAGTATGGTGATGGGCTGGTGCATCCTGCCTTGCTAGAAGAGCCCAAAGGCTCTAATGGCTTTACCATTTCCGGCAAACATACGGCCTCCGGCAACGCTATGCTGCTCATCAACCCGCATACGTCGTTCTTTTTCCGCGGCGAAGTGCATGCCGTGAGCGAAGAAGGGCTGAACGCCTACGGTGCTGTTACCTGGGGACAATTCTTCATTTATCAGGGCTTTAATGCCAAAACCGGCTGGATGCATACATCCGCGTATGCCGACGTGATCGATGAATTTGAAGAAACGATCGTGAAGCAGGACGGCAAACTCTTCTACAAGTATGGCGCCGAGCTGCGGCCTGTCACCACGTCGCAGGTAACCTTGTCTTACAAAGAAGGCGACGAACTGAAACAAAAGACCTTTACCACCTACCGCACGCACCACGGCCCCATCACGCACCAGAACGGCGACAAATGGGTAGCCACCGCGTTGATGTGGAAACCTGTGGATGCGTTGATCCAGTCGTACACCCGCACTAAAAAGAGCAACCTGAAAGAGTTTAACGAGATGATGCAGCTGCGCACCAACTCTTCTAACGGCACTGTGTATGCCGATGCGGACGGCAACATTGCTTACTATCACGGCAATTTTTTTCCGGTGCGCGATGCCGCCTTCGATTATACCAAACCGGTAGATGGCAGCAATCCCAAAACAGACTGGCACGGGCTGCACCCCCTGGAAGAAACTATCCGGGTGATCAATCCGCCAAATGGCTGGATACAGAACTGCAATTCCACGCCCTTTACCAGTGCCGGCGAGTATAGCCCCAAAAAGGAAGATTACCCGGTATACATGGGCCAGTCGCCTGAAAATTTCCGTGGCATCCACGCCGTGCGGTTACTCAAAAAAGCCGAGAACCTGACGCTGGATAAGCTCATCAAGCTGGCCTATGATCCGTACCTGCCGGGCATGGAAGTGCTCATTCCGGGATTGATAAAAGCGTATGATGCGCAAAAGCCAACCGATCCGAAGCTGAAGGCCGCTATTGACGTGCTGCGCAACTGGGACTTTGCAGTATCCAAAGAATCGGTGGCCATGTCGCTGGCACATTTTTATGCAACCAACGCGTTTAAAAACGGCAGCGCCCCCAAAGGGCTGGGCCTGATGGACCGCATCACGTACTATGCGCAAACCGCCCCGGAAAAAGAGCGGCTGGATCTTTTCAGCCAGACCGTAACGCAGCTCGAACAGGATTTTGGCCAGTGGAATACGCCCTGGGGAGAGATCAACCGATACCAGCGCATCAATGGCGCCATTCAGCAGCCCTTTAACGATACGCTTCCCAGTTTGCCGATCGGGATGGCTTCCGGCAACTGGGGGGCGCTGGCATCGTTTGGGGCCAACTCCTACAACACCAAGCGGCTTTACGGCACTTCCGGCAACAGCTTTGTGGCGGTCGTGGAGTTCGGCGACAAAGTGAAGGCCAAAACGCTGCTTGCCGGCGGCGAGAGCGGTGATCCGAACTCGCCCCATTTCGACGATCAGGCCCAGCGCTATGCCGTTGTGCAATTTAAAGATGTGGCCTACTACCGCGAAGATGTGGAGAAACGTGCCACAGCAACCTATCACCCCGGCGAGAAGGTAAATGCCAAAAAGTAACTTTTCAAATAGCCTGCGCAGCTGATGCTCCGCCTTCTCATCGTAAAACACATCCTTTCAGGCAGGCTGCCCCGATCATATCGGGACGGTCTGCTTGCTTTTAAAGGCTATGCACAATTTGGGAAATAGACGATCACGACACAGGCAAGAACCTATACTGTACTGTCACGTTTTGCTTAAAAAACTACAGCATCCCCAACCAAACCAAGTATAAGCTATGATCAACCGCCAGGTTTACCGCATGCCCAAAGCAGGCTCCATCAAAGAACTGCAACTGCAAACCGAGGAACTCGGGCCACCCGCTGCCGACGAAGTATGCGTGAAAGTCAGGGCGATCGGGCTCAATTTTGCCGATATCTTTGCCATGCAGGGCCTCTACAGCGCCACCCCGAAAGGCCCGTTTATACCCGGCCTGGAGTTCGCCGGTGAGATCGTAGCAGTAGGTGAGCAGGTAACGGAATGGCAGGTAGGCGACAGGGTAATGGGCGCGACCAAATTTGGCGGGTACGTGTCCCATATCAACAGCCACCATCGCTACGTCATTCCTTTGCCAAATGAATGGAGTTTTGAAGAAGGCGCCGGCTTTCTGGTGCAGGGGCTTACCGCCTATTATGCTCTTACGGCCTTAGGCGATCTGCAGCAGGGTATGAGCGTGCTCATCCACAGCGCCGCAGGAGGTGTGGGCATCCTGGCAAACCGCATCTGTAAAAAGTATAATGCCTATACCATCGGGAGTGTGGGGGATGCCCGCAAAGTGGATTTCCTGTTGCAGCAGGAAGGCTATGACCAGGTGCTAGTCCGGGATAATGCTTTTTATGATAAGCTAATGCAGGCGCTGGATGGCCGGCCTTTACGATTGATCATGGAATGTATCGGCGGCAAGATTCTGATGCAGGGCTGGAAAGCCATGGCACCCATGGGGCGGATGGTCGTGTACGGCAATGCCAGTTTCTCCAGCCACGGCGACAAACCCAATTACCCGAAACTGATCTGGAAGTATTTCAAACGCCCCAAGATCGATCCCTTGCGCCTGCCTACCCAGAATAAATCGCTCATGGGCTTTAACCTCATCTACCTCTACGAGCAAACAGATATGATGCACCGGATGCTAGACCAGTTGCAGGCTCTTGCGCTAAAGCCCCAGCATGTGGGCCAGGTTTTCCCGTTCGAAAAGATGCACGAGGCCATCCACCTCTTCCAGCAGGGCAAAACAGTCGGTAAGGTGGTTGTCACCGTTGGAAAATAAAAAAAAACGCGGCTGGCAAGTATAAAGCACCGGTTTGCTTTCCGGCATTATGCTTTGAAATTGAATTGAAAAGCACCAGTTTAAGGAACCCTGGCCATACTTCCCTTTATACTTTACTGCCATACATCAGGCATTATACAGCTTTTCGTAATATTCCTGCGCCAGCCGATTCGAGTCGAAGTATGGCAGGATATCGTGCATGCTGTTCTTGATTATGCTGAGCCATTTATCTTGCTGCGTGTAGTATAGCGGCAGTATTTCCTGCTGCAAAACATCATAGATATGCCGCGCATCCAGGTCGTTCTGCTCATGCACCGGTAGAGTAACATCTACCGGGGGCACCATAAACCCATTGATGCCATGTTGCACAAACTCGGGTACCCAGCCATCGGCTGTGGAAAGTATAACCGTACCGTTCATCGCGGCCGTCATGCCACTGGTGCCGGAAGCTTCGTGGGTAACCAGGGGGGGCTGAGCCAGAGGTCGGCCCCCTGCTTGAGCAACTTGGAAAGCTTGAGTTCATACCCTACCAGTACGGAACAGTTGGGGTATTGCGCGCTTAAATGCACCAGCTGGTTAAAGACTGAAATTGCGTCATAATCCATGGGGTAGGGTTTGCCGGCCCAGATGATCTGGACGGGATGGTTTAGATCCGTCAGCAAACTGTGGAACCGGTTCATATCTTCCAGCAGCAGATCGGCTCGTTTGTAAGAAGCAAACCGGCGGGCCCATACAATGGTGAACACGTTTTCATCATACAAGTCGCCGGTCTGGTCGGCAACTTCCTCAAACAGCCGCCGCTTCAATTTCTTTTTACGGGCTACCAGCTTCTCG from Pontibacter liquoris includes the following:
- a CDS encoding acylase: MHYTIRNTASFLLFLAFIFSCSPSHKVTTSGEVSKWEQQAARVTIIRDDFGVPHVYGKTDADAVFGLLYAQCEDDFNRVERNYLWAIGRLAEAEGKDMLYSDLRARLYMSKEEAIANYEKSPQWLKELCQAFADGINYYLYTHPEVKPKLLTHFEPWMPMYFSEGSIGGDIESVSTDRIKAFYESGKSLGLNKYGDGLVHPALLEEPKGSNGFTISGKHTASGNAMLLINPHTSFFFRGEVHAVSEEGLNAYGAVTWGQFFIYQGFNAKTGWMHTSAYADVIDEFEETIVKQDGKLFYKYGAELRPVTTSQVTLSYKEGDELKQKTFTTYRTHHGPITHQNGDKWVATALMWKPVDALIQSYTRTKKSNLKEFNEMMQLRTNSSNGTVYADADGNIAYYHGNFFPVRDAAFDYTKPVDGSNPKTDWHGLHPLEETIRVINPPNGWIQNCNSTPFTSAGEYSPKKEDYPVYMGQSPENFRGIHAVRLLKKAENLTLDKLIKLAYDPYLPGMEVLIPGLIKAYDAQKPTDPKLKAAIDVLRNWDFAVSKESVAMSLAHFYATNAFKNGSAPKGLGLMDRITYYAQTAPEKERLDLFSQTVTQLEQDFGQWNTPWGEINRYQRINGAIQQPFNDTLPSLPIGMASGNWGALASFGANSYNTKRLYGTSGNSFVAVVEFGDKVKAKTLLAGGESGDPNSPHFDDQAQRYAVVQFKDVAYYREDVEKRATATYHPGEKVNAKK
- a CDS encoding alcohol dehydrogenase catalytic domain-containing protein, encoding MINRQVYRMPKAGSIKELQLQTEELGPPAADEVCVKVRAIGLNFADIFAMQGLYSATPKGPFIPGLEFAGEIVAVGEQVTEWQVGDRVMGATKFGGYVSHINSHHRYVIPLPNEWSFEEGAGFLVQGLTAYYALTALGDLQQGMSVLIHSAAGGVGILANRICKKYNAYTIGSVGDARKVDFLLQQEGYDQVLVRDNAFYDKLMQALDGRPLRLIMECIGGKILMQGWKAMAPMGRMVVYGNASFSSHGDKPNYPKLIWKYFKRPKIDPLRLPTQNKSLMGFNLIYLYEQTDMMHRMLDQLQALALKPQHVGQVFPFEKMHEAIHLFQQGKTVGKVVVTVGK